The genomic window GGCCTTGACTTGTTACAGGTCAACAATAACAAAGTTCAACATGCGAAGCTGAACTTGAAATCTTGccagaaaaacaacaatctaTTTTTGAGTTGGTGTCACGTTCGACAGTCATCAAAAGAGCTGGATAGTTCGAACCAGATGAGGAAAACAATGCGTCGTTCAAAACCAGTCACGGGTTCCAAACATAACGTAATCCTGATGGCAGCATGCTGCGTCATGAGAACggggagagggggaggggggcgtgccATATTCATGACACAGCAAACATATACAATCGCCATTTTCAATGAAACACATACTTCAAACAGCTtgctgcatttactgtagttcATTTTCACTTGTGCTTTCCCTGATGCCAAGCATAAAGTGTGATCTACTTTTGATGTCGATCGGAGTTTATTCGATACTTTACCGTGTTTTCCATGCCACAAATCTGGACGGTTGTGTAACGTTTCTTACCTTGGATGAACCTCACACCCCAATGGGATGTAAAACCCAATACGCCTTCTGTGAAATGCTGTCGAAAAAGGGAAACGATGCGACCCCGATCGGAGCTAAGATCCCACACTTACGTGACCAGCCGCTGCGTCCAGTGCGCTGCCCCCGGCTTCAGCTCTCTGAGGGCCACCGCTCGGCCAAGGTTCGCCTTGATTTCCGACAGGAATTCATTGGATTCTGCGTCCAAGCAGTCCGCATAGGGCAGCAACTTGTTGTAGACGATCTCTTTCTGGGGTAAAAAGCCGAGAACTTGCTCTCGATTCGCCATAACTGTTAAGAAACGTTCAAATTACTCGGCTACAAATTTCTGAAATGTCACCATCGAAGAAGGGCCGCCATATTTGATCGGTTTCTGTGACTCATTTGGTGACGTATGGGAGGAACTAAATATAGTAGCAAATAATCCATTATACAATTATTGACATACGATGAAATAGCTTTAAGATACCCCAAGATTTACAGCACTTATCTTATTGTATTTAGATATACGTATTCATCAATTAAGATGATATACATTTTTCTTGAAATCTTTCAATAAAATGAAGATAAAGATCATAATCACCCCCATAAGCGTGAATAGAATATCCCTATAAACTTTTAGaatctgtgtatttttttatgGTCACAAAATGCAGTAATTCCTCTTCTTCGTCATCGTAGCATCTCTATAAACTACTTTACTATCCAAGATAACTTGGACGAGATTATGACTCTGAACAAGGACATGACAAGTATTTCTCTACTTGACCTCAAGTAACCTCAAGAAATCCTCAAGGTCACAGGCTAACGTAAACGTTGAAAGGTATATTAGTTCTTCACTACAACCCATTTGGGATACTGACTCAAAGTTTTGAGCACAAAAGACCTTAAAACAGTTTTTCTATTACATTAGACATTTCAAAACTGCAACAAGTTGGACATTGCTTTAGACGTTAGGGCTCCTTACCTCAGCTAGTTGCGTTTGTCTGCGGTGGTTGTGGTTGTTAGTAGAAACATGGCGGCGTCTGGCAGACTTGTGTCGGTTGATTATGAAGTTTTCGGGAAAGTGCAAGGTTAGAAGCATGCAAgtatattttcttcattttcgttTAGTACTAAGATAAGTCAACCTTCCTTGTGTGAAGTCTGGCAGGAATTAGGCATCGCAAACGATAAAGAATCGAGCTCTTTGCACTTGTCAACTctacgttaacgttaacgtgtTACTATTTAAAAATTAACGTAAATTgccattcaatattttcctgtTGTCTATTTTTAGTACAATAAAAGTGAGCAGTTGTGTAGATTATTTTGTCTTACGAGTTTACAAATgcatgatttttaaaagtttacgACTAGAACCTAAATACATATTGGTTGAatttatttcttctttctttttcaggtGTATTCTTCAGAAAGGTAGGAAACTGCTTTTCTAAACTATACTTCAGTGTGAGTGGAAATGTGGAAGCAGAGTAATCGGTCCTGAGAGTTATGTAACTGATTTTGGACTAAAAATCTCATAACATTACCTTAAGTTGTGAAACTATCAGTTTGCTTCCTTCGTGGTATACACTATACAGAAATATTACGGGCAACTAATTGAAAGGCCTTGCATTATCTAAGTTAACCCTCTCCCAGTTGGGGTAGACTTTTGGCAACAGATTTTGTTCTGGGTTTAGGCTGTCAACATTCCCTGAAtaaagagtaggagtccttcccggtgtgagtcaATTAAACCTTACAGTCTTATAGACGCAAGTGGGGCAATTACcctcgtattgaggtcaccagagTTAGCCGCTCCAAACCCTTGTGATTCAGCCCTGCCAAatgttaaaggggcatattgcgacatgaacataaaacaaaattcttcggttttgattatttttctacatcattagttgaatctaccttattacactgcacagcaatattcatcacgtaaggatgcgactttgtagtggtgtgcgaacgtcttgaaaaaaattatatatacgcaatccccgccgccacttgaattggccgccatcttgtccaacattccgacgaaccaccgaacacgcgatcgaacgcccgacgttctgaagtttgtttccttgtggtgattttcctgcgacgctcgaactccgaccataacggtcgattcggatttttcgtagcgttctacgctggcttatttgcatattaacttgcgggacgcagattaacttgcgggacggtcagattttacacgtttggcgtttttcgtcgtttattaatggtggaaatgtgacaaaatgacgggaatatgttggaaataagtaacaaataagttaaaaatgtgaatcttagtgtagatctttcaaattcttactatttgtagtttttgcccaccagattctacaatatgcccctttaagttCCTCGTGATTCAGACCttggctgcaaagagagagtagTTGGCTCACCcaatgataatgaaaaatatgtttctctCAATATAAATTAGAACACGAAGAGGACAGCTGACAAGCTGGGCCTGGTCGGCTGGGTGAAGAACGAGGTGAAACCTCGGCCGGGCCAGGCTGTGCTGAAGACTGTGGTGGGACAGGTGCAGGGGGAGGAGAGCAAGGTGTTCGTCATGTGAGTTGTTGGGCTCTGCATCTGGTAGTTGCACTCAcagtagcctgaattcaatcaagctcctgtaacggctcgccgccctgtaaccacatagccgcggggaggggacagaaacccccggacagctggagtttgcgttatacagactacactCGCAGTATGGTTTACCGTGCATTTATCTATTCTCTGTATTATGAGTATTAGACCCAGTTTACTGTCGATTACTGAAATTGCCTCATTGTCCCTTGGCACAACACATAATCTAGGTAGTCCTTCATTGTTGATGCTGTCCAAGGTCTCATCACATTGGGTTGGATTTATGGCATCGTAATACGAGTCGTATATAATAACTTTTTGTAATACTAGTCTTTTATTGAGATTAGTTTCCTAAAATTGTTGTACAAGTTACCATAAGCCATAACACATGAAATTTGCAAGCAGGCTTCAGGGTCTAGTTGTTTAATACATCGAATGACTTGTTACAAAGTATTTAATGAAGAAACATCAATCTTGTCTTAACTGTTATGACAAATTATGTTAtgacaaattgatttttatGCATTCCCAGTTAGATGTTCCAGCTAAAATTGGTATGATTCCAAGTTTCTGTGAAATCATTTAAAATTTCCAATGTTCTTTTCACAGGAAGAAGTGGCTGAGGGAGACGGGAAGCCCCAAGTCCAAGATCAAAGACGCACACTTCAGGAATGAAAGTATCATCGACAGACTAGAATTCTCATCCTTTGATATTAGAAAGTAACGACTGACCAAACTTCCTGTACATATATTTTCTGCGGTGACTTGAAGTGTGATGTGTGACTGAGCCATAGTATTAATGGGTTCTACTTGCAAGTgagcagtacatgtatataatgtgcTTTTATTATCATTACTACTACTGGAAGAAACATAGTCACGTGCACCAGAGCTGACCAATGATGAGGACTATTATCATCCAGAGAAAATGATTTCTACTAACTGTAACACACCATACAAGTACTGGTGCTATATTTAAACCCGTTGAGGTGAAGTTATATATATTTGAAAAGATCCGCAAATaaatctgtgttttgttgtcttgaaGCAGGTATTTGAGTCAGCATTCCATACAACGCTACTTGTAgccaaagaaaatattgttccTCATTATTCTCTTGTGTTTTGTAGGTAAAGACTGAGCGAACAATATGTTTATATAGACAATATACTGCTGGTGTGTATGATATATATCTCTACCATTCATGACACATCTCTTTGTAAAATAAAAGTAGAAAAAATGTGGGAAGAAACTTCATTAGGTCTGAATCTCTTTAATTGTCCACTAGTCGATATCACTCCAGTTTTTAGCCATTGCCTCACCAGCCAGGTTTGACAAAGCAAAACTCACTACACTCAGCTCTCCTCTTATAGCTAACGACAAAAACTGCATCCTGCTGAAGTCTTGTTTTGTACGACATCCTGTAGGTTAGTATCGCTTGTTTAATACGTCTTTTTAGACGTTTTCATGGCCtttatattttttcatttttttggtatactatatcatgatgatgatataattGGCCTTCCAATAAACACTGAcataacgcctaaaaagacaacaacctaacctctgtttggagagtaactACAAGTACAATATTATGATACAGATGTAGTTGGAATTTGACACCCATTCCTGACTGGAGCTGCTCATCGCTGGATGGCAGCTGCCATGATGCCTGCTACACCTGAAGGGCAAAAACAAAGTTCTGGTCagcttttttattttattttacaagtATTCAGCACCCACTTTGGAAGAATTTGCTATTATCCAACATATCGGATCACACTCCAGAAATCAATTTGAACTGTCAATCTCTAATTTACAAGGGTGCCATACATGATACAAACTGAATCAAGCACCAGGATGAACTCTCTGAAgattcagacatttcagatagcattcaTTATCTTTTGGAAGTGACAGAATGAGTTTAAAGACCTGTATATAAATATCAGATAGTCACTCACTGATGTAAAATAATGTATGcgatctgaaacgtctgactcttttAGAgaattcatccagttgcttgatttattttgtgttaCATAATGATCTACCTGGATGTTTGACTTTCATCGACCTAACAA from Branchiostoma lanceolatum isolate klBraLanc5 chromosome 4, klBraLanc5.hap2, whole genome shotgun sequence includes these protein-coding regions:
- the LOC136433982 gene encoding acylphosphatase-2-like, whose amino-acid sequence is MAASGRLVSVDYEVFGKVQGVFFRKNTKRTADKLGLVGWVKNEVKPRPGQAVLKTVVGQVQGEESKVFVMKKWLRETGSPKSKIKDAHFRNESIIDRLEFSSFDIRK